The Alphaproteobacteria bacterium genome contains a region encoding:
- a CDS encoding M20 family metallopeptidase has protein sequence MTGTRDGAIARIEKYFDDGGFLTELQRRVAIPTTSQETDSGPALRAYLTEEMGPSLGKLGYDFQVIDNPVAKFGPFMVARRIEDPSRPTVLTYGHGDVIRGLDDQWRSGLSPWNIVVEGERIYGRGTADNKGQHTINIAALQAVLEERGSLGFNSTILIETGEETGSPGLADFCRAHKELLKADALIGSDGPRLQPHKPAIFGGTRGTINFTMKLDLREGGHHSGNWGGLLANPGLIMAHALACIADGRGQIKVPEWRPKTLTNSIRNALAGLEIDGGPDGPQVDKDWGEESLTPPERVFGWNSFEVLAFKTGNPERVVNAIPPSAIAWCQLRFVVGTDPHDILPALRRHLDRHGFQAIEIASMREVLMNATRLDPDSPWAKLAIASIERTTGKKPDVLPNLGGSLPNEVFVDILGMPTVWVPHSYASCSQHAPNEHLLAPVAREGLRLMTGLFWDLGEQGRPR, from the coding sequence ATGACCGGCACGCGTGACGGCGCAATTGCGCGCATCGAGAAGTATTTCGACGACGGCGGTTTCCTGACGGAACTGCAGCGTCGCGTCGCGATCCCGACCACCAGCCAGGAGACCGACAGCGGTCCCGCCCTGCGCGCCTATCTCACCGAGGAGATGGGCCCGAGCCTTGGCAAGCTGGGCTACGACTTCCAGGTGATCGACAACCCGGTGGCCAAGTTCGGCCCCTTCATGGTGGCGCGGCGCATCGAGGATCCTTCCCGGCCGACGGTGCTGACCTACGGTCATGGCGACGTGATCCGCGGCCTGGACGACCAGTGGCGGTCCGGGCTGTCGCCGTGGAACATCGTCGTCGAGGGCGAGCGCATCTACGGCCGCGGCACGGCCGACAACAAGGGCCAGCACACCATCAACATCGCCGCCCTGCAGGCGGTGCTCGAGGAACGCGGCTCGCTGGGCTTCAACTCGACCATCCTGATCGAGACCGGCGAGGAGACCGGCTCGCCCGGGCTGGCCGATTTCTGCCGCGCCCACAAGGAGCTCCTGAAGGCCGACGCGCTGATCGGCTCGGACGGCCCGCGCCTGCAGCCGCACAAGCCGGCGATCTTCGGCGGCACGCGCGGCACCATCAACTTCACCATGAAGCTCGATCTGCGCGAGGGCGGCCATCACTCCGGCAATTGGGGCGGCCTGCTGGCCAATCCCGGCCTGATCATGGCGCATGCGCTGGCCTGCATCGCCGATGGACGCGGCCAGATCAAGGTGCCGGAGTGGCGGCCCAAGACGCTCACCAACTCGATCCGCAATGCGCTGGCCGGGCTGGAGATCGACGGCGGTCCCGACGGACCGCAGGTCGACAAGGACTGGGGCGAGGAGTCGCTGACGCCGCCGGAGCGCGTCTTCGGCTGGAACAGCTTCGAGGTGCTGGCCTTCAAGACCGGCAATCCCGAGCGCGTGGTCAACGCCATCCCGCCCAGCGCCATCGCGTGGTGCCAGCTGCGCTTCGTCGTCGGCACCGATCCGCACGACATCCTGCCGGCGCTGCGCCGCCACCTCGACAGGCACGGCTTCCAGGCGATCGAGATCGCCTCGATGCGCGAGGTGCTGATGAACGCCACGCGGCTGGACCCCGACAGCCCGTGGGCCAAGCTGGCCATCGCCTCGATCGAGCGGACGACCGGCAAGAAGCCCGACGTGCTGCCCAATCTCGGCGGCTCGCTGCCCAACGAGGTCTTCGTCGACATCCTCGGCATGCCCACGGTCTGGGTGCCGCATTCCTACGCGTCCTGCAGCCAGCATGCGCCCAACGAGCATCTGCTGGCGCCGGTGGCGCGCGAGGGGCTGCGGCTGATGACCGGGCTGTTCTGGGATCTCGGCGAGCAGGGCCGGCCGCGCTGA
- a CDS encoding DUF2267 domain-containing protein, protein MSATGLEVFDKTVQTTNIWLDEVMADVGPDRQVAWHVLGAVLRALRDRIPPELAAHLGAQLPLLVRGAYYDGFRPGARPSRIRDPDEFLAHVGEGLTDTRPVNVQDAVTSVFTVLSAHLPRGQCEKVRNALPQALKAMWQLDDGSAGSVAERAAAGRAALQAHEARAWRAREIPEKKDEH, encoded by the coding sequence ATGAGCGCCACCGGCCTCGAGGTCTTCGACAAGACCGTGCAGACGACGAATATCTGGCTCGATGAGGTCATGGCGGATGTCGGCCCCGACCGGCAGGTAGCCTGGCATGTGCTGGGCGCCGTGCTGCGCGCGTTACGCGACCGGATTCCGCCGGAATTGGCGGCCCATCTGGGCGCCCAGCTGCCCTTGCTGGTCCGCGGCGCCTACTACGACGGCTTCAGGCCGGGTGCCAGGCCCAGCCGGATCCGCGACCCGGATGAGTTCCTTGCCCATGTCGGCGAGGGCCTGACCGATACCCGCCCGGTCAACGTGCAAGACGCCGTGACGTCCGTATTCACCGTGCTGAGCGCGCATTTGCCGCGCGGGCAATGCGAGAAGGTGCGGAATGCCCTGCCGCAGGCCCTGAAGGCGATGTGGCAGCTGGATGACGGAAGTGCCGGTTCGGTGGCGGAGCGCGCGGCCGCGGGCCGCGCGGCGCTGCAGGCGCACGAGGCCCGGGCCTGGCGCGCGCGCGAAATCCCCGAGAAGAAAGACGAGCACTAG
- the speB gene encoding agmatinase, which translates to MSESGKFPQPMSGMVVPRFGDIATFMRLPLFRDPAEVEIGLIGVPWDGGTTNRPGARHGPRQMRDQSTLMRRVHHVTGVAPYRLARCGDLGDTPVNPASVDDSMERIKAFYDKVHAAGTVPLSAGGDHLITLPILRAIATDGPLGMVHFDAHSDTWDTYFGGYKYTHGTPFRRAVEEGLLDPRRFVQIGIRGSLYNDDDMRWAYDQGIRVISIEEYYDLGVEKVIAEARRVVGEKPAYVSFDVDGLDPVYAPGTGTPEVGGFNTHEAQRMLRGLRGLDLVGGDVVEVSPPFDPSGNTALVGATMMWEILCLLSEVVARRKGRAN; encoded by the coding sequence ATGAGTGAGTCCGGGAAGTTTCCGCAGCCGATGTCGGGCATGGTCGTGCCGCGCTTCGGCGACATCGCGACCTTCATGCGCCTGCCGCTGTTTCGCGATCCGGCCGAGGTCGAGATCGGCCTGATCGGCGTGCCGTGGGACGGCGGCACCACCAATCGGCCGGGCGCGCGCCACGGCCCGCGCCAGATGCGCGATCAGTCGACGCTGATGCGTCGCGTGCACCACGTCACCGGCGTCGCGCCGTACCGCCTGGCGCGCTGCGGCGACCTCGGCGACACGCCGGTCAACCCGGCCAGCGTCGACGACAGCATGGAACGCATCAAGGCGTTCTACGACAAGGTGCATGCCGCGGGCACGGTGCCGCTGTCGGCCGGCGGCGATCACCTGATCACCCTGCCGATCCTGCGCGCCATCGCCACCGACGGTCCGCTGGGCATGGTGCATTTCGACGCCCACAGCGACACCTGGGACACCTATTTCGGCGGCTACAAGTACACCCATGGCACGCCGTTCCGCCGCGCCGTCGAGGAGGGCCTGCTCGATCCCCGGCGCTTCGTGCAGATCGGCATCCGCGGCTCGCTCTACAACGACGACGACATGCGCTGGGCCTACGATCAGGGCATCCGCGTGATCAGCATCGAGGAGTACTACGACCTCGGCGTCGAGAAGGTGATCGCCGAGGCGCGCCGCGTCGTCGGCGAGAAGCCGGCCTATGTCAGCTTCGATGTCGACGGCCTCGATCCGGTCTATGCCCCCGGCACCGGCACGCCCGAGGTGGGCGGCTTCAACACGCACGAGGCGCAGCGCATGCTGCGCGGCCTGCGCGGGCTCGACCTGGTCGGCGGCGACGTGGTCGAGGTCTCGCCGCCCTTCGATCCGTCGGGCAACACCGCGCTCGTCGGGGCGACGATGATGTGGGAGATCCTCTGCCTGCTGTCGGAGGTCGTGGCCCGGCGCAAAGGTCGCGCCAACTGA
- a CDS encoding methyltransferase domain-containing protein, with translation MERREYELMATVEDRLWWYRGLRALAAELFARYAGSRPAPILDAGCGTGGLLARLAAAGLQPAPVGLEYDPTAAGVAIAKSGRPVAVGSVNEMPFADRVLSGMFSLDVLCHRMVEPERALAEAHRCLESGGILLLNLPAYRWLASAHDLRVHNARRFGRNEAVGLLEAAGFRVRRATHWNCLLFPLMVLRRLLSREDGGSDVRPFPASLDALFGAVVALERRLIGWGLDLPFGGSIMLVAEKR, from the coding sequence ATGGAGCGCCGCGAATACGAGCTGATGGCCACCGTCGAGGACCGCCTGTGGTGGTATCGCGGCCTGCGCGCGCTCGCCGCGGAGTTGTTCGCGCGCTACGCCGGTTCGCGGCCGGCGCCGATCTTGGATGCCGGCTGCGGCACGGGCGGGCTGCTGGCCCGCCTTGCCGCAGCGGGGCTGCAGCCCGCGCCGGTCGGCCTCGAATACGACCCCACGGCCGCCGGCGTGGCCATCGCCAAGAGCGGCCGGCCGGTGGCGGTGGGGTCGGTCAACGAGATGCCGTTCGCCGACCGGGTGCTGTCAGGCATGTTCAGCCTCGACGTGCTGTGCCACCGCATGGTCGAGCCCGAGCGCGCCCTCGCCGAGGCCCATCGCTGCCTCGAAAGCGGCGGAATCCTGCTGCTTAACCTGCCGGCCTATCGCTGGCTGGCTTCAGCGCACGATTTGCGGGTGCACAATGCGCGGCGCTTCGGGCGCAACGAGGCGGTCGGGCTGCTGGAGGCGGCCGGCTTCCGCGTCAGGCGTGCGACGCACTGGAACTGCCTGCTGTTTCCGCTCATGGTGCTGCGTCGCCTGCTGTCGCGGGAGGACGGCGGCAGTGACGTGCGGCCATTTCCGGCGTCGCTCGACGCGCTGTTCGGCGCCGTCGTCGCGCTCGAGCGGCGGCTGATTGGTTGGGGTCTCGATCTGCCCTTCGGCGGGTCGATCATGCTGGTCGCGGAGAAGAGATGA
- a CDS encoding glycosyltransferase family 2 protein: protein MNAPFALSVVIPVYQGAASIGELVEALRALDIEGGLEIVLVVDGSPDDSFAVCRHLMQLPGAPITVVNLSRNFGEHNAVMAGLAQARGGWIITMDDDLQNPPEEVKRLFEHTRDGGYDLVYTFYASKQHAAWRNLGSAFTNWCADRLVDKPKGLYLSSFRCMNAFVCTQIVPYRGPYPYVDGLLMQVTQNIGRLQVRHLPRAAGRTNYTLRRLVRLWLSMFLNFSVMPLRLASLTGIGLSALGFLGFVVILVEALINHDLPTGWASTMSAVVLLAGVQLLILGVMGEYLGRMFLAANQKPQYIVREVLRADGAAQGAPDPSRASPNLTAVR, encoded by the coding sequence ATGAACGCGCCGTTTGCGCTCAGCGTCGTGATCCCGGTCTACCAGGGCGCCGCCAGCATCGGCGAGCTGGTCGAGGCGCTGCGCGCGCTCGACATCGAGGGCGGGCTGGAGATCGTGCTCGTGGTCGACGGCAGCCCCGACGACAGCTTCGCGGTCTGCCGGCACCTGATGCAGCTTCCCGGCGCGCCGATCACGGTGGTCAACCTCAGTCGCAATTTCGGCGAACACAACGCCGTCATGGCCGGGCTGGCGCAGGCGCGCGGCGGCTGGATCATCACCATGGACGACGACCTGCAGAACCCGCCGGAGGAAGTGAAGCGTTTGTTCGAGCACACGCGAGATGGCGGCTACGACCTGGTCTACACCTTCTACGCCAGCAAGCAGCACGCGGCCTGGCGCAACCTCGGCAGCGCCTTCACCAACTGGTGTGCCGACCGGCTGGTCGACAAGCCCAAGGGTCTCTATCTGTCGAGCTTCCGCTGCATGAACGCCTTCGTGTGCACGCAGATCGTGCCCTACAGGGGCCCCTACCCCTATGTCGACGGTCTCCTGATGCAGGTGACCCAGAACATCGGCCGCCTGCAGGTCAGGCACCTGCCGCGCGCCGCCGGGCGCACCAACTACACGCTGCGCCGGCTGGTGCGGCTGTGGCTGTCGATGTTCCTGAACTTCTCGGTGATGCCGCTGCGCCTGGCCAGCCTCACCGGCATCGGGCTGTCGGCCCTGGGCTTCCTCGGCTTCGTCGTCATCCTGGTCGAGGCGCTGATCAACCACGACCTGCCCACCGGCTGGGCCTCTACCATGTCGGCCGTCGTGCTGCTGGCCGGCGTGCAGCTCTTGATCCTGGGCGTCATGGGCGAGTATCTCGGCCGCATGTTCCTCGCCGCCAACCAGAAGCCGCAGTACATCGTGCGCGAGGTGCTGCGCGCCGACGGCGCGGCCCAAGGCGCGCCCGACCCGTCGCGGGCGTCGCCCAACCTGACCGCCGTGCGCTAG
- a CDS encoding EamA family transporter, protein MWPYYAALAGGIVTGIGGQMLLKVGASADNLLAQLLRPSTIVGLFLYGVAAFLYIIALRKLPVSVAFPSVSLSYAIVAVMGHWLFSEPFGWQQIAGIVLIMGGVFLVNQH, encoded by the coding sequence ATGTGGCCCTATTACGCCGCGCTCGCCGGCGGCATCGTCACCGGCATCGGCGGCCAGATGCTGCTGAAGGTCGGCGCCAGCGCCGACAACCTGCTGGCCCAGCTGCTACGGCCATCGACCATCGTCGGCCTGTTCCTCTACGGCGTCGCCGCCTTCCTCTACATCATCGCGCTGCGCAAACTACCTGTTTCGGTGGCCTTCCCCAGCGTCTCGCTGAGCTACGCCATCGTCGCCGTGATGGGCCATTGGCTGTTCAGCGAGCCCTTCGGCTGGCAGCAGATCGCCGGCATCGTGCTGATCATGGGCGGCGTGTTCCTGGTCAACCAGCACTAG
- a CDS encoding crotonase/enoyl-CoA hydratase family protein: MDYEQIRYAVQDQILTITLNRPDKLNAFTGRMLSELLDALDRADRDDNVRAVVFTGAGRGFCAGADLSGGANTFDAQNRGPVDPGLDGHRDGGGLLTLRLYDSLKPTIAACNGPAVGVGVTMQLAMDVRLASEAARYGFVFTRRAIVMEACSSWFLPRLVGPQQALEWVMTGRVFAADEALNGRLVRSVHRPAALLPAAYALAREIADNTAPVSVALNRQMIWKMLGADHPMEAHKVDSKGIYARGKSADVKEGVVAFLEKRPARFPMKVSDGMPSYFPWWTERTFT; encoded by the coding sequence ATGGACTACGAGCAGATCCGGTACGCGGTGCAGGACCAGATCCTCACCATCACGCTGAACCGCCCCGACAAGCTCAACGCCTTCACCGGCCGTATGCTCTCGGAGCTGCTCGACGCGCTCGACCGCGCCGACCGCGACGACAACGTGCGCGCCGTCGTCTTCACCGGCGCCGGCCGCGGCTTCTGCGCCGGCGCCGATCTCTCCGGCGGCGCCAACACCTTCGACGCGCAGAATCGCGGGCCGGTCGATCCCGGCCTCGACGGCCACCGCGACGGCGGCGGCCTGCTGACCCTGCGCCTCTACGACAGCCTCAAGCCGACCATCGCCGCCTGCAACGGACCGGCGGTGGGCGTCGGCGTCACCATGCAGCTCGCCATGGACGTGCGGCTGGCCTCCGAGGCGGCGCGCTACGGCTTCGTCTTCACGCGGCGCGCCATCGTCATGGAGGCCTGCTCGAGCTGGTTCCTGCCGCGCCTCGTCGGACCGCAGCAGGCCCTGGAATGGGTGATGACCGGCCGCGTCTTCGCCGCCGACGAGGCGCTCAACGGCCGCCTGGTGCGCTCGGTCCACAGGCCCGCGGCGCTGCTGCCGGCGGCCTACGCCCTGGCGCGCGAGATCGCCGACAACACCGCGCCGGTCTCGGTGGCGCTCAACCGCCAGATGATCTGGAAGATGCTGGGCGCCGACCACCCGATGGAGGCGCACAAGGTCGACTCCAAGGGCATCTACGCGCGCGGCAAGTCGGCCGACGTCAAGGAAGGCGTGGTCGCCTTCCTCGAGAAGCGCCCGGCGCGCTTCCCGATGAAGGTCAGCGACGGCATGCCGAGCTACTTCCCGTGGTGGACGGAGCGGACCTTCACCTAG